A single Phytohabitans houttuyneae DNA region contains:
- a CDS encoding patatin-like phospholipase family protein — translation MADAKREREKCDLIMKGGITSGVAYPAAVMRLSQRYDFASIGGSSAGAIAAAVTAAAQFARNDKGFERLDDVRRELQTPDLMPRLFQATKESRPLLNLMLAAQTAKPWWRKVRVFAHRVLGRLALPAAVWLSAGFAVLALLLGRAGATWSSFTWRAYVLLGFVLLFLFVLALVGQIALRLGRAVTTYLPTSNYGMCLGLSEQAGDPPPPALTEWLHQKIQGIAGLDAGEPLTFRALRDKGIRLTMTTTNLTWSRPVRLPCDDQTYYLDVDEFRALFPEPVIAHLVACGQERAQTFPTPEGERTLLPLPGLDLPVIVATRMSLSFPVLLAAVPLWAEDPDGTARRHWFSDGGISSNFPIHLFDAWVPTRPTFGLNLVQIDRNNPSKEAADYVQTYMDGPPRRPPCRSVRWPASWGRSWPRCKTGATRSSPS, via the coding sequence ATGGCTGACGCGAAGCGCGAGCGGGAAAAGTGCGATCTCATCATGAAGGGCGGAATCACCAGCGGTGTGGCCTATCCCGCCGCGGTGATGCGCCTGAGCCAGCGCTACGACTTCGCCTCGATCGGTGGTTCCTCCGCGGGAGCGATCGCGGCGGCGGTTACGGCAGCGGCCCAGTTCGCCCGTAATGACAAAGGGTTTGAGCGCCTCGACGACGTGCGGCGCGAGCTGCAGACGCCGGATCTGATGCCACGGCTGTTTCAGGCGACGAAGGAGTCTCGCCCGCTGCTCAACCTGATGCTTGCGGCCCAGACTGCCAAACCCTGGTGGCGGAAGGTGAGAGTGTTCGCTCACCGGGTGCTCGGCAGGCTCGCGCTGCCGGCGGCGGTGTGGCTCAGCGCCGGGTTCGCCGTGCTGGCCCTGCTGCTCGGGCGGGCGGGCGCCACCTGGTCGTCGTTCACCTGGCGTGCGTACGTGTTGCTTGGGTTCGTGTTGCTGTTCCTCTTCGTTCTGGCGCTGGTCGGCCAGATCGCCTTGCGGTTGGGGCGAGCCGTCACGACCTACCTGCCGACCAGCAACTACGGCATGTGCCTGGGCCTGTCGGAGCAGGCGGGCGACCCACCACCGCCCGCCCTCACCGAGTGGCTGCACCAGAAGATCCAGGGCATCGCGGGGCTCGACGCCGGCGAGCCGTTGACCTTCCGCGCGTTGCGGGACAAGGGCATCAGGCTGACGATGACAACGACCAACCTGACCTGGAGCCGGCCGGTGCGCCTGCCCTGCGACGACCAGACCTACTACCTGGACGTCGACGAGTTCCGGGCGCTCTTTCCCGAGCCGGTGATCGCCCACCTCGTGGCGTGCGGTCAGGAGCGGGCACAAACCTTTCCCACGCCGGAGGGCGAGCGCACGTTGCTGCCGTTGCCGGGACTGGACCTGCCGGTCATCGTGGCCACCCGGATGAGCCTGTCGTTTCCCGTGCTGCTGGCGGCCGTGCCGCTGTGGGCCGAAGACCCCGACGGTACGGCCCGCCGGCACTGGTTCTCCGACGGCGGCATCAGCAGCAACTTCCCGATCCACCTCTTCGACGCCTGGGTGCCGACCCGGCCGACGTTCGGCCTGAACCTCGTCCAGATCGACCGAAACAACCCCAGCAAAGAGGCGGCCGACTACGTCCAGACCTATATGGACGGACCGCCCCGCCGACCACCGTGCCGATCCGTTCGTTGGCCGGCTTCCTGGGGCAGATCGTGGCCACGATGCAAAACTGGCGCGACACGCTCCAGTCCGAGCTGA
- a CDS encoding transcriptional regulator, protein MSGPAEAPAPDETETPHPVTGLDDVVHQRVRLGILTITHEARRVEFGYLRTQLQLTAGNLSQHLGVLETAGLVEVEKGYAGRRGRTWITLTAAGSAALADEIGRLKLLIARVETTETPED, encoded by the coding sequence GTGAGCGGCCCCGCCGAAGCACCGGCCCCGGACGAGACCGAGACCCCGCATCCGGTCACCGGCCTCGACGACGTGGTGCACCAGCGGGTCCGGCTCGGCATCCTCACGATCACGCACGAGGCGCGCCGGGTGGAGTTTGGCTACCTGCGCACCCAGCTGCAGCTCACCGCCGGCAACCTCTCCCAGCACCTCGGCGTGCTGGAGACCGCCGGCCTTGTCGAGGTCGAAAAGGGCTACGCCGGCCGGCGCGGCCGCACCTGGATCACCCTCACCGCCGCCGGCAGCGCGGCGCTCGCCGACGAGATCGGGCGGCTGAAGCTGCTCATCGCGCGCGTCGAGACCACCGAGACCCCGGAGGACTGA
- a CDS encoding YegP family protein codes for MKFEVKKTTSGQFRFNLVASNGQVVATSETYTRKQSAMDTIESIKSKAGGATVDDQTD; via the coding sequence ATGAAGTTTGAGGTCAAGAAGACCACGAGCGGGCAGTTCCGGTTCAACCTGGTCGCGTCCAACGGCCAGGTCGTCGCCACCAGCGAGACCTACACCCGCAAGCAGTCCGCGATGGACACCATCGAGTCCATCAAGTCCAAGGCCGGCGGCGCCACCGTCGACGACCAGACCGACTAG
- a CDS encoding helix-turn-helix transcriptional regulator, producing the protein MIDRAGLADFLRHRRESLQPEDVGLPRGRRRRTAGLRREEVAALCHISADYYSRLERERGPHPSEQMIASIAQGLHLSLDERDHLFRLAGHRPPTRGATSEHISPGLLRIFDRLTDTPAEIVTELGETLRQTALGVALTGDLTRYTGPSRSIGYRWFTDPDTRALYHPDDHELHSRVFASGLRRLVTLRGPDSPAAHLLRLLTARSEEFRAVWDEHEIGVSYNDRKRYVHPEVGALELNCQILLDPDQSHSLLVYTAVPGSESHEKLQLLSVIGSQQLAGASLKP; encoded by the coding sequence GTGATCGACCGAGCCGGGCTTGCCGACTTCCTGCGGCACCGCCGGGAGTCACTGCAGCCGGAGGACGTCGGTCTGCCGCGCGGGCGGCGGCGCAGGACCGCCGGCCTGCGCCGCGAAGAGGTCGCCGCCCTCTGCCACATCTCCGCCGACTACTACAGCCGGCTGGAGCGGGAGCGCGGCCCTCACCCGTCCGAGCAGATGATCGCCTCGATCGCGCAGGGCCTGCACCTGTCCCTCGACGAGCGCGACCACCTGTTTCGCCTCGCCGGTCACCGCCCGCCCACGCGGGGCGCGACGAGCGAGCACATCAGTCCCGGCCTGTTGCGCATCTTCGACCGGCTCACCGACACGCCGGCCGAGATCGTCACCGAGCTGGGCGAGACCCTGCGGCAGACCGCGCTCGGCGTCGCGCTCACCGGCGACCTCACGCGTTACACCGGGCCTTCCCGCAGCATCGGCTACCGCTGGTTCACCGATCCGGACACCCGCGCGCTGTACCACCCCGACGACCACGAGCTGCACTCCCGCGTCTTCGCCTCGGGGCTACGCAGGCTGGTCACCCTCCGCGGACCCGACTCGCCGGCCGCTCACCTGCTGCGGCTGCTGACCGCCCGCAGCGAAGAGTTTCGCGCCGTATGGGACGAGCACGAAATCGGCGTCAGCTACAACGACCGCAAGCGCTACGTACACCCCGAGGTCGGCGCTCTCGAGCTCAACTGCCAGATACTTCTCGACCCCGACCAGTCGCATTCTCTGCTGGTCTACACAGCCGTACCCGGCAGCGAAAGCCACGAGAAGCTTCAGCTTCTCTCCGTGATCGGGTCACAGCAACTAGCCGGGGCGAGCCTTAAACCCTAG
- a CDS encoding SDR family oxidoreductase has product MARTRPDITVPDLSGKLAVVTGASDGVGLVLAARLAASGAEVVMPVRNRRKGEAAVAKIKQRYPKATLSLRDLDLSSLRSVAALGATLIGEDRPIHILINNAGVMTPPERQTTEDGFELQFGSNHLGHFALVSHLLPLLRAGGARVTSQLSVAANGNAINWDDLNWERSYNGRRAYSQSKIAFGLFGLELDRRSRAAGWGITSNIAHPGVAPTSLLAARPEVGRARDTAGVRLIRVLSRRGILGTVESAALPALYAATSPDARGGRFYGPSGFQHLSGGPAEQPIYSRLRGEDDARRIWQVSEDLTRIARSARGGIA; this is encoded by the coding sequence ATGGCACGCACACGACCGGACATCACCGTTCCCGACCTTTCCGGAAAGCTTGCCGTCGTCACCGGCGCCAGCGATGGCGTGGGACTTGTCCTGGCGGCCCGCCTGGCCGCCTCGGGTGCCGAGGTCGTCATGCCCGTACGCAACCGCCGCAAGGGAGAAGCGGCGGTCGCGAAGATCAAGCAGCGGTACCCGAAGGCCACGCTGTCCCTGCGGGACCTCGACCTGTCGTCGCTGCGGTCCGTCGCCGCGTTGGGCGCCACCCTAATCGGCGAGGACCGCCCGATCCACATCCTGATCAACAACGCCGGCGTGATGACGCCACCGGAGCGGCAGACCACCGAAGACGGGTTCGAGCTGCAGTTCGGCAGCAACCACCTGGGGCACTTCGCCCTGGTCTCCCACCTGCTGCCGCTGCTGCGCGCGGGAGGCGCCCGGGTGACCTCCCAGCTCAGCGTCGCCGCGAACGGGAACGCCATCAACTGGGACGACCTCAACTGGGAACGGTCCTACAACGGCCGGCGCGCGTACAGCCAATCCAAGATCGCGTTCGGCCTGTTCGGTCTGGAACTGGACCGGCGCAGCCGGGCCGCCGGCTGGGGCATCACCAGCAACATCGCCCACCCCGGTGTCGCGCCCACCAGCCTTCTGGCCGCGCGCCCCGAGGTGGGCCGGGCGCGGGACACCGCCGGCGTGCGCCTGATCCGCGTGCTGTCCCGCCGCGGCATCCTCGGCACGGTCGAGAGCGCGGCACTGCCGGCCCTGTACGCCGCGACCTCCCCGGACGCACGCGGCGGTCGCTTCTACGGTCCCAGCGGTTTCCAGCACCTGTCCGGCGGGCCGGCCGAACAGCCCATCTACTCCCGGCTCCGCGGCGAGGACGACGCCCGGCGGATCTGGCAGGTCTCCGAGGACCTCACCCGCATAGCGCGCTCTGCTCGTGGCGGAATTGCTTGA
- a CDS encoding alpha/beta fold hydrolase, translating to MPALMDVTVGELRLSLRVWRPDDQGAATAAPTAPAVLLPATGKTARDWDTIASGLCAKRTVYAVDLRGHGASDWPGTYSLGLLAQDVAGILDRLDAGAVDLVGHSLGGLVACAVAADRPRHVRRLVLEDIGFPHPRPPGHPARPAGDLPFDWRVVEQVRPEIDDPDPGWAGIVARITAPTLLIAGGAASPVPQRHVAELADRLADARLVTVDAGHLVHETVPDAYLETLSAFLESD from the coding sequence GTGCCTGCGCTGATGGACGTCACGGTCGGGGAGCTCAGGCTCTCGTTGCGGGTGTGGCGGCCCGACGACCAGGGCGCGGCGACCGCGGCGCCAACGGCGCCAGCGGTACTGCTGCCGGCCACCGGAAAGACCGCGCGCGACTGGGACACGATCGCCTCGGGCCTGTGCGCGAAGCGGACGGTGTACGCCGTCGACCTGCGGGGTCACGGCGCCAGCGACTGGCCCGGCACGTACAGCCTGGGCCTTCTCGCGCAGGACGTCGCCGGCATCCTGGACAGGTTGGACGCCGGCGCGGTGGACCTGGTCGGGCACTCCCTCGGCGGTCTGGTGGCCTGCGCGGTGGCCGCCGACCGGCCGCGGCACGTCCGCAGGCTCGTGCTGGAAGACATCGGCTTCCCGCACCCTCGACCGCCGGGACACCCCGCCCGTCCCGCGGGAGACCTGCCGTTCGACTGGCGCGTGGTGGAGCAGGTCCGGCCCGAGATCGACGATCCGGACCCGGGGTGGGCCGGCATCGTCGCCCGGATCACGGCGCCCACACTGCTCATCGCGGGCGGAGCGGCGAGCCCGGTCCCGCAGCGGCACGTCGCCGAGCTCGCCGATCGCCTCGCCGACGCCCGACTGGTCACGGTCGACGCCGGCCACCTGGTCCACGAGACCGTTCCGGACGCGTACCTCGAGACGCTGTCAGCGTTCCTGGAAAGCGATTGA
- a CDS encoding RNA polymerase sigma factor: MVKGPATAKPQVTPGAADGFAELYAAHVHSLTVQLFAYTGDLAVAEDLVHEAFCRALSRWSRVRVHDNPVAWVRLVAWNLARNRWRRLRVAADFLRRQRVQAVEGPGPDRVALAAALAQLPPRQRRAVILYYLADLPIAEIAQQENVAPGTVKSWLHRGRTALASHLRETGKETGDD, translated from the coding sequence ATCGTGAAGGGGCCAGCGACCGCGAAGCCGCAGGTGACGCCGGGTGCGGCGGACGGGTTCGCGGAGCTGTACGCGGCGCACGTGCACAGCCTTACCGTGCAGCTGTTCGCCTACACCGGCGACCTCGCGGTCGCTGAAGACCTGGTGCACGAGGCGTTCTGCCGGGCGTTGAGCCGGTGGAGCAGGGTCCGCGTGCACGACAACCCGGTGGCCTGGGTTCGCCTGGTCGCGTGGAACCTGGCCCGCAACCGCTGGCGCCGGCTTCGGGTCGCGGCGGACTTCCTGCGGCGGCAGCGGGTCCAGGCGGTGGAGGGGCCCGGCCCGGACCGGGTGGCGCTGGCGGCCGCGTTGGCGCAGCTGCCACCGCGGCAGCGGCGGGCGGTCATCCTCTACTACCTGGCGGACCTGCCCATCGCGGAGATCGCACAGCAGGAGAACGTCGCGCCAGGCACCGTCAAGTCGTGGCTGCACCGGGGCCGGACCGCACTGGCAAGCCATCTGCGAGAAACCGGAAAGGAGACGGGTGATGACTGA
- a CDS encoding NADP-dependent oxidoreductase produces the protein MSTTMNAIRFHDFGGPEVLEVAQVARPVAGPADVLVEVRAASVNPADWKIRSGVAALPVTLPFTPGFDLAGVVVAAGDRVTRFRPGDEVFGMPAPFVGPYADYVRAPAADLAAKPRALSHAEAAAVSAVGLTAWQALVGIAEVGAGQRILVHAAAGGVGHVAVQIAKARGAYVIGTARTANHPFLRDLGADELVDHTLEDFTDAVRDVDVVLDNIGDAYGARSLDTLAPGGLLVSAIWDHPGVTEDDAARRGVRFETVKVAPSAADLEELGKLTDRGLVRVHIEQTLPLREVAEGHRLSQTGRVRGKLVLVP, from the coding sequence ATGTCAACCACCATGAACGCGATCCGGTTCCACGACTTCGGCGGCCCGGAGGTGCTGGAGGTCGCGCAGGTCGCCCGGCCCGTCGCCGGCCCGGCCGACGTGCTCGTCGAGGTGCGGGCGGCCAGCGTCAACCCGGCGGACTGGAAGATCCGGTCCGGCGTGGCCGCGCTGCCGGTGACCCTGCCCTTCACACCCGGCTTCGACCTCGCCGGCGTCGTCGTGGCCGCCGGCGACCGGGTCACCCGCTTTCGACCGGGCGACGAGGTCTTCGGGATGCCGGCGCCATTCGTCGGCCCGTACGCCGACTATGTGCGGGCACCGGCCGCCGACCTCGCCGCCAAGCCCCGCGCGCTGTCGCACGCCGAGGCGGCCGCCGTGTCCGCGGTCGGGCTGACCGCGTGGCAGGCCCTGGTCGGCATCGCCGAAGTGGGCGCCGGCCAGCGGATCCTCGTGCACGCGGCGGCCGGCGGGGTCGGCCACGTCGCCGTCCAGATCGCCAAGGCCCGCGGCGCGTACGTGATCGGCACCGCCCGCACCGCGAACCACCCCTTCCTGCGCGACCTCGGCGCCGACGAGCTTGTCGACCACACCCTCGAAGACTTCACCGACGCCGTGCGGGACGTCGACGTGGTGCTGGACAACATCGGTGACGCCTACGGCGCCAGGTCCCTCGACACGCTGGCGCCCGGCGGCCTGCTGGTCAGCGCGATCTGGGACCACCCCGGCGTGACCGAGGACGACGCCGCACGGCGGGGTGTCCGCTTCGAGACCGTCAAGGTCGCTCCTTCCGCCGCCGACCTCGAGGAACTCGGCAAGCTCACCGACCGCGGCCTCGTCAGGGTCCACATTGAACAGACATTGCCGCTGCGCGAGGTCGCCGAGGGCCACCGGCTGAGCCAGACCGGTCGGGTACGCGGCAAGCTCGTGCTCGTGCCGTGA
- a CDS encoding AraC family transcriptional regulator, producing the protein MDLLGDALAAMRVARPGSTLTRLRPPWGLRFDKIPGAGFHVVLQGSCWLLPPLGPAVPLGTGDVVFLRSGRRHGLADDPGTALGPFPPADPLDAGGGQDIRTVLLCGAYHLDLARPHPLLAQLPEVIHLPSRLGRHPSLRAAVDLLGRELDTPGFGSGSGVPMLVDLLLLYILRAWFDDQAAGANPTGWVLALRDQPIRSALQEIHSGPSRPWTVAELARRAGMSRATFARRFTDTVGQPPLSYLTWWRMTTAARRLRESDAPLSAIAKDAGYTSQFAFARAFKREFGDAPGHYRRLAAGPAS; encoded by the coding sequence GTGGACCTGCTCGGCGACGCCCTGGCCGCGATGCGGGTGGCGCGACCCGGCTCGACGCTCACCCGGCTGCGCCCGCCGTGGGGGCTGCGGTTCGACAAGATCCCCGGCGCCGGCTTCCACGTGGTGCTGCAGGGTTCGTGCTGGCTGCTGCCGCCGCTCGGACCTGCCGTCCCGCTGGGCACCGGTGACGTCGTCTTCCTGCGCAGCGGGCGCCGCCACGGGCTTGCCGACGACCCGGGCACCGCGCTCGGCCCGTTTCCACCCGCCGACCCGCTGGACGCGGGCGGTGGCCAGGACATCCGGACCGTGCTGCTCTGCGGGGCCTATCACCTGGATCTCGCCCGCCCGCATCCCTTGCTCGCCCAGCTGCCCGAGGTCATCCACCTGCCCAGCCGGCTCGGCCGGCACCCGTCACTGCGCGCCGCTGTCGACCTGCTCGGCCGCGAGCTCGACACGCCCGGCTTCGGCTCCGGCTCCGGCGTGCCCATGCTGGTCGACCTGTTGCTGCTCTACATCCTGCGGGCCTGGTTTGACGACCAGGCCGCCGGCGCCAACCCGACCGGATGGGTGCTGGCGCTGCGCGACCAGCCGATCCGGAGCGCCCTGCAGGAGATCCACAGTGGACCGTCGCGGCCCTGGACCGTGGCGGAGCTGGCGAGGCGGGCGGGCATGTCCCGGGCCACCTTCGCGCGCCGGTTCACCGACACCGTCGGCCAGCCGCCGCTGTCCTATCTGACCTGGTGGCGCATGACGACCGCGGCACGGCGGCTGCGTGAGTCCGACGCACCGCTCAGCGCGATCGCCAAAGACGCCGGGTACACGTCGCAGTTCGCTTTCGCCCGGGCCTTCAAGCGCGAGTTCGGCGACGCGCCCGGCCACTACCGGCGTCTCGCCGCCGGTCCGGCGTCGTGA
- a CDS encoding antibiotic biosynthesis monooxygenase family protein: MTIVKINAITVPADSGDELARRFAARAGAVDDQDGFEGFELLRPTDERTTWLVVTRWRDEEAFQAWVSSPAFAHGHRSAAERGGDAPPPPIGVHSEVWSYAPAGGSGQARP; the protein is encoded by the coding sequence ATGACCATCGTCAAGATCAATGCCATCACCGTGCCGGCCGACAGCGGCGACGAGCTGGCACGCCGGTTCGCCGCGCGGGCCGGGGCCGTCGACGACCAGGACGGGTTCGAAGGCTTCGAGCTGCTCCGGCCGACAGACGAGCGGACGACCTGGCTCGTCGTCACCCGCTGGCGCGACGAGGAGGCGTTCCAGGCGTGGGTCAGCTCACCGGCGTTCGCCCACGGGCACCGCTCGGCCGCCGAGCGCGGTGGCGACGCCCCGCCGCCACCGATCGGGGTGCACAGCGAGGTCTGGTCCTACGCGCCGGCCGGGGGATCGGGCCAGGCGCGGCCGTAA